From the genome of Corallococcus exiguus:
GCGTGGAGTAGACCCGCAGGGCGCACCGCGCGCGGGTCACGGCGACGTTCAGGCGCCGCTCACCGCCCGCACGGTTCAGCGGACCGAAGCTCATGCGCAGCTTCCCCGTGGCGTCCTTCGCGTAGCAGATGCTGAAGAAGATCTCGTCCCGCTCGTCGCCCTGGACGTTCTCCAGGTTCTTCACGAAGACGGGCTCGGACGAGGCGAAATGCGCCTCGACCTCCGGGAAGCGCGCCCGCTCGGCTTCGAGCAGCTCGAGGATGACCTGCTGCTGGACGGCGCTGAAGGTGACGACGCCGAACGTCCGCTCGTGCGGTGCGTGGCGGCGCAAGGCCTTCACCAGATCCGCGACCAGCACCTCCGCTTCGCGGGGATTGATGGCGGCGGACTTCCCGCTCAGCTTGGACTGATAGACCCCATCCGGAACGTGGCGCCACTTGACGCCCAGGTCCTCCACGCGAGCACGCGCGGCGGGGAACACATGGAGGCGGCCCGCGTAGTACTGCCGGTTGCTGAAGTCGATGAGGCTGTCGTGCCGGCTGCGGTAGTGCCAGCCCAGCATCTGCTGGGGGAACTGCTTCGCCAGGGCCTCCTCCAGGATGCTCTCCAATTCGATGACGTCGTTCTCGTCCGGGATCGCCTCCGGGTCCTCGCCCCGGGTGAAGAAGGTGGTGGGCGGAAGCTGCTTGGAGTCGCCGACGATGAGGGCCTGGTCCGCGCGGGCCATCGCGCCGATGGCGTCGTGGGTTCCAATCTGCGAGGCCTCGTCGAAGACGAGCAGGTCGAAGCGACGGCCGTCCGCGGGCAGATACTGGGCGACGGAGAGCGGGCTCATGAGGAAGCAGGGCTTGAGCCGCCGGGACAGGCTGGGAATGGAGGTCAGCAGCTTGCGCAGCGGCATGTGTCCCCGCTTCTTGCGCAGCTCCCGCGAGAGGATGCCGGGCTCCGAGCTCTCCGCCGCGAAGGCGACGCCTGACGGCAACTTCTGCTCCAGCGTGGAGATCACCTGCTGGCGGGAGAGGACCACGTGCTCGCCGTCGAGCTGACGGAAGCGCTCCACCCGGGTGGAGTGGGCACGGGCCTCGAAGTCACGCAGCGCGGGCTCCCTGTCCCTCAGTGCATGGGTCCACGCGGTGAGGACCGCGCGCTCGAAGGCCGTGCCCAACTGCTCTTCCGTGAGGCCCTGGGCTTCCACCGCGTCCACGAACGGCCCATGGCCCAGCGCGCGGACCTTGTCGGCCTGGGCCTGGTGGAGGCACCACGTCCTCAGGGAGCGGAGTCCTGACTGCCAGGCGTCCAGCTGCCGGCGCAAGGAGGCGCGGTGGTGTGGTGTGGCGGTGCTCTCCCAGGTGCGGGTCTTCACCAGGGCGCTCAGCGCCTCCTCGGCACGCGTGAGGCGCTCCAGGGCACTTCGCAGCGCCTGGGTCTGGGTCGCCAGCAGCTCGCGGGAGGCCGCGTCCATGGGGACCTGGACCCGGTCGACGCCCAGGACTCCTCGAAGGTCGCGAACCCTCAACGCGCGGGTGGAGAGCCCCTCCACCGCTTCGGCGTGTGCCAGGTCCCGCGAAGGCACGCCCCGCAGCGTCGTCGCGAGCGCGTTGGCCTGGTCGGAGAGCCTCGGTCTCCACTCCTGCACCTGTCGCGCGGTGGCGAGGTCCTTCTCGATGTCGCGGTTGGAGGGCAGTCCCTTGGAGGCAAGTGACGCGAGCTGTTTCCGCGCGCTTCGCAGGAAGAAGAAGGCGAAGAGGAAGAAGGCCCCGGCCCACTTCTGGAACCGGGCGTGAAGGGCCGCCAGGTCCAGGGTGAGGAGCCCCGTCCCCCAGCGCGAGGCCAGCTGGGTTTCGCGAGTGGACTGCTCGCGCAGGGCGAGCGACTGCTCCTGGAGCTTTCGCGAAACCTCGGGCCACGCATCATCCAGCAGCGCGACGGAGGGCACCGGTCCACTGGCCAGGACCTCTCCCAACTCGACCAGGGGATGCAGACCCTGCGTCGAGCCGGGGACGTCGATGCCGGTGGAGGCCGCGAGCGCGGTGGCTGTCTGCTCCACGCCGTCGAGCGCGGCGCGGGTCTCGGTCAGGGAGTCTCGGAGCTGCTGCTCGAAGGCATGGGTCCACGTGACACCGCGAACCGACTGCCACGGATGCGGCCCCAGGGCCCTCAATGCGCGAAGCGTGCTGGCGAGTCCTTCCACTTCATGACTGGCTTCGCGGAAGCGCGCTTCCGTGAGGTCTCCAGGGGAAGGAAGGCTCAGGTGCACGTCCGGGGCATCCCCCAGGGACAGGAGCCGGCCGGTCGCGCCATAGAAGCTGAGCCCCAGGGGCCAGGGCCGATGGAGTGCCCGGACGTAGGCGTTGAGCGCCTCCCGCTGGGTGGTGAGTTCGTCTGAACGCGCCTTCCAGGGTGGGACGGGCGTTTGCCGGGTCCGCTCCCAGGCCCGGCCGAAGGACGCGAGCACTTCCTTCTTGTTGCTCTTGTGGCTGTGAAGCTCCAGGCAGAAGTCCTCGAGCCCCACGTCCCGGAGCCGCCGGTACACGACGTCCAGCGCCGCCATCTTCTCCGACACGAAGAGCACGCTCTTGCCCCGGGCAATCGCGGCGGCGATCAAGTTGGTGATGGTCTGTGACTTGCCCGTCCCCGGAGGTCCCTGGATGACGAACGAGCGTCCAGAGAGCGCGGAGGCGATGGTGGCGAGCTGCGTGGAGTCCGCGTTGACGACGCAGGGCAACTCCCCGGCCGGGACGTCGGCGTCCAGTTGCTCCGGTTGGAACTCCGTGCCGCTCGCGGGTGGCGCGGAGGTGCTGGCGGCGGCGATGTGGCGGACCAGCGGGTTGGAGAGAAGGACTTCTTCGTTGTCCTCCAGGTCCTTCCACATCAGGAACTTGGTGAAGGTGAAGAGCCCCACGTGGGCCTCTTCCAGCACCTCCCAGCCGGCCTGCTTCTGGATGGAGGTGCGGACGGCGCGGAGGATGGCGGGAACGTCCACCCCCTTCTCGTCGGGCTCGAGCGAAGTCAAGGCACTGACGTCGAGGCCGAACTCGCGCTTGAGCTTCTCCACCAGGGTGACGTTGCCCAGGGGCTCCTCGGGGAGCCGCTCGATGCGCAGTCGCTCACGGGCGCGGTCCAGGCGGAAGGCGACGGGGTAGAGCAGCAGCGGGGCGAGCCGCGCCGTCGAGGGGTCGCCCGGGTCGAACCACCGCAAGAGTCCGATGGCGATGTAGAGCGTCTGGGCGCCGCCTTCCTCCAGGTCCGTGCGTGCCGTGCGCTCCAGGTACCTGGCGCGGGACCAGAGTTCGGCTTCACGGAGCGGGGAGTGGATCAGTCCCTTGTCCAGGTCGCCGCGACGGCGGGTGGCGACCTCCTCCCCGGTGCCCCGGGCCTTCAGGAGCTTCGCTTCACGGGCATCGAGCGAGTCCATGTCCGGGGCGGGGATGATCTCGAAGGCCTCGCCTCCCGCCAGGCTGTCCTCGAACGCGCCGAGGTCCGGCATGTGGAGCTCCAGGGCGCTCCGCGTGTCGAGCCGGAAGTTGAGCAGCTTGTTGCGCAGCGTCAGGTCGAGCAGCTTCTCCTTCCAGCGGCTGAAGCGCGTGAGGACCTGGGCGCTCGGGGGTTTCGGTTCGACGGGTGGAGGCGCCGCCGCGGCGCTTTCGAGGATCGTCCGGATGCGCGCGTGCGCCGGCTCGGTCGACACCTGCTCAGCGGGCGGGGCCTCCACGGCGCGAAGGGGAAGCGGGCGGTAGCGATCGAACCGGAGGACGCTCACGTCGAGCGCGGCCACGAAGCGGCTGTCCTCCGAAAGGTGCTTGAGTCCTTCGCTGACGGCCCGCTCGAAGGGGGGACGCCCGGCGCCCACCGCCGTGGAGGAGTCGAAGGGGAGCAGGTGCCCCAGTGCGACGAGGTTGCGCAGCCGGGCCGCGTCCTCCACGAGCCCTTCCGGGAAGCGTTCGTCGATCAGCCACACCGCGGGGAACGCATGGCCCTGGACGAGCAGGAGCAGGGGGTGGAGGCCCATGGCCTCCAACGCGGAGGCGAAGAGGAGGGTGAGGTCCAGACAGCACCCCATGCGTTCCTGGAGGAGCTGATCCGGTAGCCGCACCTTCTGTCCATGAGACTCGAAGCTGGCGGGGAGCTCCACGTACCCGAGTTTCAAGGCCTGCACGGCTTCGTAGAGCGCGGCGGCCATGGCCCGAGCATGGCTGGGATTGCGCTTCTGGTAGCCGCTCAGGCCGCCGTCGCCCAGGGCCTGCTCCAGCAGGTTCCGCACATCCTTGAGCAGTTCGGGGATGACGGGATGGTTGGGCGTGACGAAGGTGGCGAGCAGGCCCAGCGGGGCGCGCGTTCCAGGCCAATGGTTGTAGGGGAGGACTTCGACATCCAGGGCTCCCTCGCGAAGGAGCGTGGCGTCCTCTCGAAGCGCCCATCGGAGTTGGGCCCGCTCCGCCTCCACGACCGAGCGCAGGCGCCCGGCGGGCAGGCGCAGGTCGATGACCCCGAGGTTGGCTTCCTCGCCCGGAGGCAGTGGCGGCACGGGGAGCTGAAGGGGCTCTCCCAGGTCGGGCAGCAACTGCAGCTCGAGTGTGGTCGGTCCCAGTGCCCGCTCACCTGTATTCCGGATGAGTGCCTCCCGGATGAGCGGAACGCCGCTCTGCTCCATGGCGAAGTTCAACGTGGGTGCGCTGAGCAGCTCCACTTGGACCGGAGGAACCGCCGGGACAGGAATGGCCGTGGACATGGGACCTCGTGTGCGGGTGGCCAAGGCGACACATCCCGCTGACCGCGACAGCATGCCACGCGTGCGGTTGTCCAAGGATCCACGGGGGAGGGCGGGGTCTTTTGGCCCCCCTCCCATGGGCGATGGACATGCCTCGGAGGGAGTCTTTGCGTGGCCCTTCAAGGGCATGAATGGGATGGAGGTGGAAGACGTCGGACGCTCCATGGTGGTTCCTCCTGGAGGCCTTCGCTCCGTGCGCTTCTTCCTGACCCTCCCGGACGGCCGTTCCTTCGCGCTGGAGAAGCCGGTGGTGTCCGTGGGCTCCGAGCCCGCGTGTGACGTCGTCCTCTCCGCACCGGGGGTGAAGGGCAGCCACGCCCTGGTGTTCCGTGACGCGCGCGGGTGGACGGTGTCCGCCGCCAGCGCGGACTGTGACGTCCGGTTTCGTGGCAAGCGGGTGGAGCTGGCGCCGCTGGAGCCGGGGGAGTCCTTCAGCGTGGGCAGGGCTTCGCTCACGCTGATGGTTTCGGAGGCGCCGGTCCGGGTTGAGCCTTCCTCGACGCCATCCCGCCTGCTGGGCGTGCTGACGGACTTCGCTTCGCGGCTGCTCGTGCAGCGCCCTGCGTCGGAGCTGCTGGAGGCGGCGCTGCGGGGCATCGCGGACGTCACCTCCGCGGACGTGGGGTTCCTCGTGTCGGTGGAGGGGGACCGGCGGCAGGTGCTGGGGGCCACCGGCTCCGTGCCGGCTTCGGCGGTGGTGGACAGTCTGGTGGAGCAAGTCGTGGGCTCGGGGGCTCCGGTGCTGGTGCCGGACATCGCGGCGGATGCGGCGCTCGCGGGGGCTCCCAGTGTCCTGGCGTTGCGGCTGACGTCCGCGCTCGTGCTGCCACTTCGCGCGGGCTCCGCGCCCCTGTGCGCGGTGTACCTGGGACGGCGCCTGGGCAGCCCTCCGTTCTCGACCCGCGAGCTGGAGGAGGCCATGGCGCTGTCGTCGCTCGCGGCGCTGCTGCTGGCCACGTCGCGGGAGCTGACGGAGCTGCGCGCCCAGGTGGACAGCCTCACGCAGCGCATCGCCGCGGCCACGTTCGAAGGGCTCATCGGTGAGTCCCCGGTCATGCGGAACCTCTACCGGCAGGTGGAACGCCTGGGGCCCACGTCCCTGCATGTGCTCATCCAGGGGGAGACGGGCACGGGGAAGGAGGAGGTGGCCCGCGCGCTTCACCGGCGGAGCGGCCGGCGCGGACGGCTGGTGGCCATCAACTGCGCGGCGCTTCCGGAGTCCCTCATCGAGCGGGAGCTGTTCGGCCACGTTCGCGGGGCGTTCTCCGGCGCGACCTCCGACCGCGCGGGGCTGGTGGAGGCGGCGGATGGGGGCACGCTGTTCCTGG
Proteins encoded in this window:
- a CDS encoding DUF3320 domain-containing protein, translating into MSTAIPVPAVPPVQVELLSAPTLNFAMEQSGVPLIREALIRNTGERALGPTTLELQLLPDLGEPLQLPVPPLPPGEEANLGVIDLRLPAGRLRSVVEAERAQLRWALREDATLLREGALDVEVLPYNHWPGTRAPLGLLATFVTPNHPVIPELLKDVRNLLEQALGDGGLSGYQKRNPSHARAMAAALYEAVQALKLGYVELPASFESHGQKVRLPDQLLQERMGCCLDLTLLFASALEAMGLHPLLLLVQGHAFPAVWLIDERFPEGLVEDAARLRNLVALGHLLPFDSSTAVGAGRPPFERAVSEGLKHLSEDSRFVAALDVSVLRFDRYRPLPLRAVEAPPAEQVSTEPAHARIRTILESAAAAPPPVEPKPPSAQVLTRFSRWKEKLLDLTLRNKLLNFRLDTRSALELHMPDLGAFEDSLAGGEAFEIIPAPDMDSLDAREAKLLKARGTGEEVATRRRGDLDKGLIHSPLREAELWSRARYLERTARTDLEEGGAQTLYIAIGLLRWFDPGDPSTARLAPLLLYPVAFRLDRARERLRIERLPEEPLGNVTLVEKLKREFGLDVSALTSLEPDEKGVDVPAILRAVRTSIQKQAGWEVLEEAHVGLFTFTKFLMWKDLEDNEEVLLSNPLVRHIAAASTSAPPASGTEFQPEQLDADVPAGELPCVVNADSTQLATIASALSGRSFVIQGPPGTGKSQTITNLIAAAIARGKSVLFVSEKMAALDVVYRRLRDVGLEDFCLELHSHKSNKKEVLASFGRAWERTRQTPVPPWKARSDELTTQREALNAYVRALHRPWPLGLSFYGATGRLLSLGDAPDVHLSLPSPGDLTEARFREASHEVEGLASTLRALRALGPHPWQSVRGVTWTHAFEQQLRDSLTETRAALDGVEQTATALAASTGIDVPGSTQGLHPLVELGEVLASGPVPSVALLDDAWPEVSRKLQEQSLALREQSTRETQLASRWGTGLLTLDLAALHARFQKWAGAFFLFAFFFLRSARKQLASLASKGLPSNRDIEKDLATARQVQEWRPRLSDQANALATTLRGVPSRDLAHAEAVEGLSTRALRVRDLRGVLGVDRVQVPMDAASRELLATQTQALRSALERLTRAEEALSALVKTRTWESTATPHHRASLRRQLDAWQSGLRSLRTWCLHQAQADKVRALGHGPFVDAVEAQGLTEEQLGTAFERAVLTAWTHALRDREPALRDFEARAHSTRVERFRQLDGEHVVLSRQQVISTLEQKLPSGVAFAAESSEPGILSRELRKKRGHMPLRKLLTSIPSLSRRLKPCFLMSPLSVAQYLPADGRRFDLLVFDEASQIGTHDAIGAMARADQALIVGDSKQLPPTTFFTRGEDPEAIPDENDVIELESILEEALAKQFPQQMLGWHYRSRHDSLIDFSNRQYYAGRLHVFPAARARVEDLGVKWRHVPDGVYQSKLSGKSAAINPREAEVLVADLVKALRRHAPHERTFGVVTFSAVQQQVILELLEAERARFPEVEAHFASSEPVFVKNLENVQGDERDEIFFSICYAKDATGKLRMSFGPLNRAGGERRLNVAVTRARCALRVYSTLTHDQIDLSRTASVGVRHLRDFLRRAAEADALAAAAAEREPTDALEQQVAQALREAGCTVHTDVGSGGYRVGLAVVHPERPGEYILGVECDGLRYNSAANARDRERLRSEVLQGLGWRLHRVWSLGWEQDRPGQLEALKAAVQRALEDAKQPRPAPAPPPLAAEPPPVQPAHTSAPATPQPVVAGPSASAQAYVPATLRAMKEGADLFATASDASLREHLQSVIDQEAPLHEDLLARRVLDAWGLTKLTPRVRKRLEEQLQALAKRGTVTIQEEFLWSTSRGPARYSGFRGAHPEREAAHLPPEEVANAAAAVLTQALSLEREDLLRETARCFGIQRLTRAVIPVLEAGLTLLLQRGHCQAEGERMVWKQ
- a CDS encoding sigma 54-interacting transcriptional regulator codes for the protein MRFFLTLPDGRSFALEKPVVSVGSEPACDVVLSAPGVKGSHALVFRDARGWTVSAASADCDVRFRGKRVELAPLEPGESFSVGRASLTLMVSEAPVRVEPSSTPSRLLGVLTDFASRLLVQRPASELLEAALRGIADVTSADVGFLVSVEGDRRQVLGATGSVPASAVVDSLVEQVVGSGAPVLVPDIAADAALAGAPSVLALRLTSALVLPLRAGSAPLCAVYLGRRLGSPPFSTRELEEAMALSSLAALLLATSRELTELRAQVDSLTQRIAAATFEGLIGESPVMRNLYRQVERLGPTSLHVLIQGETGTGKEEVARALHRRSGRRGRLVAINCAALPESLIERELFGHVRGAFSGATSDRAGLVEAADGGTLFLDEIGDMPLPLQSRLLRVVQEHEVTRLGEHRPRRVDMRVVAATHQPLKALVARGAFREDLLFRLDEVRLEVPALRERGEDVLLIAHHVLKQEGARARGFTQKAAEALRGHPFPGNVRELVSRVRRAAILASGELIGVEDLDLAADTAPLVPLDEARDAFVLRYVREAIARSGGSKKEAARALGIGVRSVFRYLGEEE